A genomic window from Brassica oleracea var. oleracea cultivar TO1000 chromosome C8, BOL, whole genome shotgun sequence includes:
- the LOC106311270 gene encoding pollen-specific leucine-rich repeat extensin-like protein 2: MEKPLGTFFILLLISPIVVATINEEASFPENAHLTNDLDQKCVDIIKVDPSLKFENDRLKRAYIALQAWKKAIYSDPFKTTKNWVGPDVCSYNGVYCAEALDDPSLKVVAGVDLNHADIAGHLPAELGLITDLAMFHINSNRFCGIIPKSFSKLALMYEFDVSNNRFVGSFPEVSLSWPSLKFLDLRYNEFEGCLPSEIFDKNLDAIFLNNNRFESVIPDTIGKSAASVVTFANNKFSGCIPRSIGQMKNLNEVIFTGNNLTGCFPNEIGSLNNVTVFDASNNGFVGSLPLTLSSLSSVEQLDLSNNKLTGSVVDTFCKLPNLESFKFSYNYFNGEAESCVPGKNNGKQFDDRSNCLKNRPNQKSVNQCVPVVSRPLDCSKDKCSGGSQGGSPPSIKTQEIIPPKPKELVIPNPEESPKPESQNPLRPETPTTNVQPMPEHEPPKHESPKPENQTNKPELPEPEETPKPQPPKSEESPKPEQPKINPPEQKESPKPEPPQNSETPEPVSPPKEDPYNASPVKNRRPPPPPPPKVKEIQVPPPQPPMPSSPPPPAPVNSPPPPVASPPPPSPPPPVNSPPPPLIFSPPPPSPVYSPPPPPIFSPPPAHIIIQPPIQAPTPVQAPSSESDQSPVSSPIQSPTPIQSPTQVPTPSSVLDQPTIDAQSPGQTAPPLNEPASSPKEAEEIDAPEPSLSTPSSSPSPSENVAPPPENNDSNFNIPPHIGFEYGSPPPPMFPGY, translated from the coding sequence ATGGAGAAGCCTTTAGGTACCTTTTTCATCCTCCTCCTTATCTCCCCCATCGTTGTTGCGACCATCAACGAGGAAGCTTCGTTCCCAGAAAACGCTCATCTCACAAATGACTTAGACCAAAAATGCGTTGACATCATTAAAGTTGATCCGAGCCTCAAATTTGAAAATGACCGTCTAAAAAGAGCTTACATTGCTCTTCAAGCCTGGAAGAAAGCTATATATTCCGACCCGTTTAAAACCACAAAAAACTGGGTCGGACCCGATGTGTGTTCTTACAACGGAGTTTATTGTGCGGAAGCTCTTGATGATCCCAGCCTCAAGGTTGTTGCTGGTGTTGATTTGAACCATGCGGATATTGCCGGACATTTACCAGCAGAGCTAGGTCTTATTACCGATCTAGCTATGTTTCACATCAACTCGAATCGGTTTTGTGGGATTATCCCCAAAAGTTTTTCAAAACTCGCGTTGATGTATGAGTTTGACGTTAGCAATAATCGGTTTGTTGGTTCGTTTCCGGAAGTTTCGCTCTCGTGGCCGTCTTTGAAGTTCCTCGATCTAAGGTACAACGAGTTCGAAGGATGTTTGCCGTCAGAAATATTTGATAAAAATCTTGACGCCATTTTTTTGAATAATAACCGGTTTGAATCGGTTATCCCCGACACGATTGGTAAATCGGCTGCTTCGGTTGTGACATTTGCAAACAATAAATTCAGTGGGTGTATACCGAGATCGATCGGTCAGATGAAAAATCTGAACGAGGTTATTTTCACTGGAAACAATTTAACCGGTTGTTTCCCGAACGAGATCGGTTCTCTTAATAATGTGACAGTTTTTGATGCGAGCAATAACGGGTTTGTTGGTAGTTTACCGTTGACCTTGTCCAGTTTATCAAGCGTTGAGCAGTTGGATTTGTCCAATAATAAGTTAACTGGATCTGTTGTCGACACATTTTGCAAACTGCCAAATTTGGAAAGCTTCAAGTTTTCTTACAATTATTTCAATGGAGAAGCTGAGAGCTGTGTTCCTGGGAAGAACAATGGGAAACAATTTGATGACAGGAGTAATTGCTTGAAGAACAGACCGAACCAGAAATCTGTTAATCAGTGTGTACCGGTGGTTAGTCGTCCTTTGGATTGTAGCAAGGACAAATGTTCTGGCGGTAGTCAAGGTGGATCTCCACCTTCAATAAAGACCCAAGAAATTATTCCACCAAAACCGAAAGAACTTGTTATACCAAACCCTGAAGAATCACCTAAACCGGAATCACAAAACCCATTAAGACCTGAAACACCAACAACTAATGTACAACCTATGCCTGAGCATGAGCCACCAAAACATGAATCTCCTAAACCGGAAAATCAGACAAACAAACCTGAACTACCAGAACCAGAAGAGACACCTAAACCACAACCACCTAAATCTGAAGAATCTCCTAAACCAGAACAACCAAAAATTAATCCACCAGAACAAAAAGAATCACCAAAACCTGAACCACCACAAAATTCAGAGACTCCTGAACCAGTTTCACCACCAAAGGAAGATCCATATAATGCATCTCCGGTTAAAAACCGTCGTCCGCCACCACCACCACCACCCAAGGTAAAAGAAATACAGGTACCACCACCTCAACCACCAATGCCATCTTCGCCACCACCTCCTGCACCTGTTAATTCTCCACCTCCGCCAGTTGCCTCTCCTCCGCCTCCATCACCACCTCCACCAGTTAACTCTCCTCCTCCACCACTCATTTTCTCTCCGCCACCACCATCACCAGTATACTCACCACCGCCTCCACCAATTTTCTCACCACCACCAGCACATATAATAATTCAACCACCAATCCAAGCTCCAACACCCGTTCAAGCCCCATCATCAGAATCGGATCAATCACCTGTTTCGTCACCAATCCAAAGTCCAACACCGATTCAGTCCCCAACCCAAGTACCAACCCCATCATCGGTATTAGATCAACCAACAATTGATGCTCAATCACCAGGTCAAACCGCACCACCATTAAATGAACCGGCCTCATCACCAAAAGAAGCAGAAGAAATTGATGCGCCAGAACCATCACTCTCTACGCCCTCATCGTCGCCTTCTCCATCCGAAAATGTTGCCCCACCACCGGAAAACAACGACAGCAATTTTAATATACCACCACATATTGGATTTGAATATGGGTCTCCTCCACCGCCGATGTTTCCTGGCTACTAA